Part of the Weissella coleopterorum genome is shown below.
CTTTTCATTATTTCGTGAATTCTTGGCGTGGATTATGGAATCTGATAAAGAATTTTGTATTATTGGGAATATGAATGCTGTTACGTATAAAGATGTGTTTCCACTTATTGCACGTAATCAAATGTGGTTAGGTGTTACAAGAACTGGGAGCGGTTCAATGTGGTTTCGGGTTGATGGTAATTTTCCGGTTAAAACTGGACAAAAGTGGGAAGAAGGAAAGCGATACCAAACTATTGGAAATTCGGCTTGGTTCACTAATATAGACCACGGTAGGCGCCATCAGCCATTGAATTTAATGACTAGGAAGGACAATCTAAAATTCAACAATCATAAAGGAAAAGTGACATATCCTGAATATGATAATTATGATGCAATTGAAGTTCCTTATGTCGATGCAATACCATCGGATTATGATGGTGTAATGGGCGTCCCCATTGGATTTCTAGGTAAATATAATCCAGATCAGTTTGAAATAGTTTCTTTCCGGAAAGGAAAAGATGGAAAGGATTTAGTATACAGCTTGAGTCGAGTCCAGCCGAGCAGAGTTCAGCCATATCTCCGGATTCTTATCAAGCACAGCGATACCGGGACTCATTAAGAACACCGAAGGACGAATCGGGGACAGAATTACGTACGCTAGAATCATCATTAGGTGGAAATATAATTGAAAGACCTAATGGCGGTGCTAAAATTCATGGGGTTGAGGTGTACAGGCGTATTTCTATTAGGCGAAAATAGTAATGAATACTGAATTGAAATTCCTAGACCTATTTAGTAGCATCGGCGGATTGATTAAAGGATTGGAGAACGAATGATGGATTATTTAGCATTTGGAATTTATGTGTTAGCTGCTGTTTTTGCATTTTGGTGTTCATGGGTTATGTCAAAAGAAAGACGTAGATATGAAAAATCTACAAAAAAAGTGGAAACAATTGTAAATGAATATCTTGAATATTATAAAGAAGTTTTAGATGGACATGGATCAGTTGGAGATGCAGCTGCTATGTATAAGGCTCTAAAAATGATCAGTACTCTTGATGGATTCGCAGCGGATGAAGCTAAAGAAGTATTAGAAAGGATCAATAAGCCATTCAGTTTTACATCTGTATTAGGTGTGGATTCTGATCCAGAAGGTAAATTCAGCGCCAACCAAGTGTATGACATTTTACATGCAGCTATGGGGACAATTGAGGAAGAGCATGATAGAAAGCAATTTATTGGATTTTTAAAAGCATTGAAAGCAAAGGAGACTACCAATGACTGATAAAAATAAAGTACCTACAGCAGTGATGGTTGGGCTATATGAAGTAGCAAGTAGAGGGTATGAAAATTATCAATGTTTGTTAGATGGCCTCTTTGAGGACGTTGATGCTCTAGGCTTTTGGGTATATGGTGGCGATCACGATAGTTCTGTTACTAGGATACGTGAACAAGCCGTAATCGATTATGTATTTAATGGTGCTGATAACTTTGAAGTTAAAACACCAACGTGGGTGATTGTTAGTAAGAACTCTGGCGAGGACGGCGATTGGTATTTCCTTAGAAAAGATACCAATTTTATACCTACATGGTGCCCTGATTTTGGTCAAAGTAAAGCTATCGCTCTTGACTTTGCTACACGTATCACAGACCCAAAGTTAAAAGATGCCCTGTTATATGCCAATAAAGATTTTGAAGCAATCGAGGTGGAGGAATAGCATGAAAGTATTTGATTATAAAGAGCAATTTGATGTTGTTAAAGACAGAATAGATAAAATGGCTGAAGAGCAGGGATTTGACCCTAAGACAGATGAATTTGTATTCGTTCAACCTTATAGTAAAACGCAAGCGATTATCATATCTGCTGTAAAAGATGATGATGGTAAACGACTTATTAAGATGCAGGTTCAAGATTTAGTATTCGTGGATGACCCTATTGATGGCGTGTTAGATGTGTTGGGAGATGACTAATCATGAAAGCAAAGAAGAAGCCAATTGTTTTAGATGTATGGCAAATTGATGTAGAAGCTTTGAGAAAATATGAGGCACCCAATTGGGTAATTCATGAGTGGGATAATTCTATGGGCAATATTAAATCCTATGATGATGGATTACTTATATTAACTTTAGAAGGTAGCATGACTGCAAAGATAGGCGACTATATCGTCAAAGGAACAAAGGGAGAGATTTGGCCCGTGCGTAAAGATATTTTTGAAGAGACATACGACATTGTGGAGGAATAGCATGCGTGAAATTAAATTTAGAGCGTGGGATATTAATTCCGGTAAATATGTAGAAGATACGACTAATTATTATTTGCGTTTATCAGATCATAACGTGTTTATTTCGGGTGGGCGCGTATTGTTTAAAAATATAACAAATGACTTAATCCTAGAACAATACACCGGTGTTAAAGATGAAAGTGGTCAAGAAGTCTACGAGGGCGATATTCTAATTGATCCTGACGATAACCGAGTTTATGGTGTTGTAACCTTTGACAATGGCGAATTTAGTGCAAATGGAGATCGTTTGTATGACGAAGTAGCCAGCACCTTTGTGGGTGGCAATATCCACGAGAACCCGGAATTATTGGAGGGTGAGTAAATGAGTGATTTGGGCGATTATTGGAGAGAAGCAAAACAAGCCAATAAAACACACAGAGAGCGCCAATCAATTCTGAATGTGGAATGGCTGTTATCTACTAATTACGAATGTGAGCTTAAAGCAAATGGTTTAGCGGTAATTACAGTTGGCAATCGTAAACTAGATTTTTGGACCACAACAAATAAATGGTTTGATCGTAAGTCACATAAATACGGTGAAGGCCGGTGTAAGTTGGTTAAGCATATTGAACGTTTGGAGGGATTGGATGGAACCAAGTGATAAGGGTAAAAAATTCAAGACTAAATTTACCGAGGCATTAGTTTCTCGTGGTGCCATCGGGACGTGTGTGGACGAATACGATACTGATTTAGGTTTGAGACTGTTGTTAGTAGATTTTTTCCATTCTACATTTTGGATATTGAAGCGTGATTTGAATGAGGTTCAGTAAATGACTAAATTTATTAAAAAATGGTGGGCTGAAATATTTATGGGAGTTGGTGCAATATTCTATTTGTTCAATTTGACAGTCAACAGAGATTGGCACAACTTAATAATGGCAGTGATGCTGTATGCGGTTATAGGAGTATTAGATGCTACGGTATATATTAAAGATGAAATAAACGATTTTAAGCAGGAAAGAATCAATTTGCTAACTGAGATACTATATAGAACTTTAAAATCGCGGGAGGGTATAGATGGCTAATCAAGTAGTAGCTGTTACCAGTTCCAGATTAAACGATAGGGATACCTCTGAATTGTACGATTATTTGAGCCAAGGATATGAAGTTAGAATGGCCATATCAGTTGATGATTATGTCGAGTATATTTTAGACCCGCCAGTCGCAGAAGTAACGGCAAACGTGCGTAAAGAATTTAAAGTTATTGCGCTAGACGATTTGGAAGATGCACCCCCAATAATGGAAAAGTTATTGAATGTTGGTTGGTCAATGGGATATAGCACTGAGAAGCTATTCTTTTTTGAAAGAGTTGTGCAGGACAAGGAGGGGACAGATGGCTGATAATGTGGATAAGTTAATGAAGCTTTATTTTAATAATATATGGCTCCTATGATGGAATTACGGACAAATTGTTCGATATAATACATCATAAAGGAGCTTTTTATTATGGTTATCAAATATTCAAATGACTTTAAAGAATCGATCGTAAGCTTGCATAAAGTTGGTCGTTCAGCTAATTCATTAGCAAAAGAATACAACGTTAGTGTTTCAACGGTTTCTAAATGGGTTAATCAAGCCGATCCTAACAATACGAAAGTATTGTCAGCAAATGAAAGGGCATTGATTAAAGAAAATAAACAACTAAAAGAAGAACTTGATATTTTAAAACGAGCAGCGGTGCTTATGGCGAAAAATTGATCATCAAAGGACGTATTCCTACCTTAAAAATTATTAATGACAATCTACAGGTTGGGCACCGCATTACTAAAATTTTGAACGTCCTCAGAATTCCACGATCGACTTATTATGGCTATATACATTGGAAGCCTGGTAAAACACTTCTTCGTCGCAATTTCATTAAGCAAAAGGTATTAGATGCATGGTTAAAATATCCTATGTATGGATACCCGCGATTAACAATTTTATTAAATCGTCAGTTAAAAATTAAAATTAGCCAGCGTATGGTTTATAAACAGATGTACGCTTTAAAAATTAGGTCTAGGATGACTAAACGAATTAATAAGCCTAAAACACATACTGAATATGATCAACGACCAAATCTAATTAAAGGATTACCTGATCAATCCAATATTCTTTTAACAGATATTACGTATATTCCCGTTAAAAATACTTGGGTTTATCTAGCTAGTATGTACAATCCCGTAACCCGGCGGGTTATTTCTTATAAAGTTGGAAGTCATATGACTAAGGAATTAGCAACCGACGTCATTAATCAAGTCGCAGTAAAGTCTGTTAAACCAAGCATTATTCATAGCGATATGGGGAGTCAGTATACAAGCGATTTATTTGAAAGTACTTTAACTCGTTTTGGGATTAAGCATTCTTATTCTCGTAAAGGACAACCTGGTGATAACGCAAGAATTGA
Proteins encoded:
- a CDS encoding IS3 family transposase (programmed frameshift), which produces MVIKYSNDFKESIVSLHKVGRSANSLAKEYNVSVSTVSKWVNQADPNNTKVLSANERALIKENKQLKEELDIFKTSSGAYGEKLIIKGRIPTLKIINDNLQVGHRITKILNVLRIPRSTYYGYIHWKPGKTLLRRNFIKQKVLDAWLKYPMYGYPRLTILLNRQLKIKISQRMVYKQMYALKIRSRMTKRINKPKTHTEYDQRPNLIKGLPDQSNILLTDITYIPVKNTWVYLASMYNPVTRRVISYKVGSHMTKELATDVINQVAVKSVKPSIIHSDMGSQYTSDLFESTLTRFGIKHSYSRKGQPGDNARIESFHSILKREYINFQEFKTIHEAIAGIDSYIRWYNSDRISLVA
- a CDS encoding YopX family protein, producing MREIKFRAWDINSGKYVEDTTNYYLRLSDHNVFISGGRVLFKNITNDLILEQYTGVKDESGQEVYEGDILIDPDDNRVYGVVTFDNGEFSANGDRLYDEVASTFVGGNIHENPELLEGE
- a CDS encoding adenine-specific methyltransferase EcoRI family protein, producing MTNTNLSNAKKAKNDEFYTQWGDIEKEMNVYLEFNPDVFRDKTILLPCDDPEWSNFTKYFAHNFNNFGLKKLISTSYAHASEQIETKTKIKGKVFTLEAKDINKRSEIDIDDLEFEYLSDDGDFRSEEVKKLRDEADIIITNPPFSLFREFLAWIMESDKEFCIIGNMNAVTYKDVFPLIARNQMWLGVTRTGSGSMWFRVDGNFPVKTGQKWEEGKRYQTIGNSAWFTNIDHGRRHQPLNLMTRKDNLKFNNHKGKVTYPEYDNYDAIEVPYVDAIPSDYDGVMGVPIGFLGKYNPDQFEIVSFRKGKDGKDLVYSLSRVQPSRVQPYLRILIKHSDTGTH